Proteins encoded by one window of Nitrospiria bacterium:
- a CDS encoding Slp family lipoprotein has translation MTLRYPLALLGLAIPLWIGGCMNYYAIPEPFDKEVNRTVTFTELKRDPEAHKGELVALGGVVLRAKSLKDGTQIEVLQLPLDRYDQPSFPSEASQGRFMVVDPEHHDPAVLKNRRITVVGEVIGKTVDMIDEYEYTYPYLSARFISISQEGSAYYGYPPPYYYPYNYYYWDPYYYGYPYWWYGPPFGVAPPIGVPPPSGLPSPGRQFNSPSGGLSPPPPTPSAPPQTPSAPPKRGFNKKSD, from the coding sequence ATGACGCTCCGGTACCCCCTGGCCCTGCTCGGACTCGCAATCCCCCTCTGGATCGGGGGGTGCATGAATTATTACGCCATCCCGGAACCGTTCGACAAAGAGGTCAACCGCACCGTCACGTTCACCGAACTGAAGCGGGACCCCGAGGCCCATAAAGGGGAGCTCGTGGCCCTGGGAGGCGTTGTTCTCCGGGCCAAGAGTTTGAAGGACGGCACCCAGATCGAAGTTCTTCAACTCCCCCTGGATCGTTACGATCAGCCAAGTTTTCCCTCGGAGGCCTCGCAGGGGCGCTTCATGGTTGTGGATCCGGAGCACCACGATCCGGCCGTTTTGAAAAACCGGAGGATCACGGTGGTCGGCGAAGTCATCGGGAAAACAGTCGATATGATCGACGAATACGAGTACACCTACCCCTATCTGTCGGCGCGGTTCATCTCTATCTCCCAGGAAGGAAGTGCGTACTACGGCTATCCCCCGCCCTATTATTATCCCTACAATTATTACTATTGGGATCCCTACTACTACGGGTATCCCTATTGGTGGTACGGCCCCCCATTCGGAGTTGCCCCCCCGATCGGAGTACCCCCCCCGTCGGGCCTTCCCTCCCCGGGGCGACAATTCAATTCGCCGTCGGGAGGTCTAAGCCCTCCGCCCCCAACTCCGAGCGCCCCGCCGCAAACCCCGAGCGCCCCGCCGAAGAGAGGATTCAACAAAAAATCCGACTGA
- the glk gene encoding glucokinase has protein sequence MILAGDIGGTNTHLALFRKTNGRLTRVRGKIFPSREYDGLEAVIRTFLQTKTLAIDGACFGVAGPVARGRVQTTNLPWIVEADLLRRNFRIPVVRLLNDLEAMAYGTLGLRAREFRVLNPGKADRNGNRAVIAAGTGLGEAVLFRNGGGYRASASEGGHTDFGPRNPTEIALLEYLLKRFKHVSYERLVSGPGLRNIFQFLEDTGRAKVPGWLTEKMASGDPSAVITETARTGRSEICVKTVELFVSVYGAEAGNLALKALATGGVLLGGGIAPRMIPNLLDGTFMKAFVDKGRYAALLRSIPVRIILNETVGLLGAARHILDALRTR, from the coding sequence ATGATCCTGGCGGGCGACATCGGGGGAACGAATACCCACCTGGCCCTCTTCCGAAAGACGAACGGCAGGCTGACCCGTGTCCGTGGAAAAATTTTTCCGAGCCGGGAATATGACGGTCTGGAGGCGGTGATCCGAACGTTCCTCCAGACGAAAACGCTCGCCATTGACGGCGCCTGTTTCGGCGTAGCCGGACCGGTGGCGCGGGGCCGTGTTCAAACCACGAATCTGCCCTGGATCGTGGAAGCCGACCTCCTCCGACGAAATTTCCGGATTCCGGTCGTGCGGCTGCTGAACGACCTCGAGGCCATGGCGTACGGGACGCTGGGACTCCGGGCCCGTGAATTTCGTGTCCTGAATCCCGGAAAGGCCGATCGAAACGGCAACCGGGCCGTCATCGCGGCCGGAACCGGCCTTGGGGAGGCGGTGCTGTTCCGGAACGGAGGGGGATACCGCGCGTCGGCGTCGGAGGGCGGGCATACCGATTTCGGACCGCGAAACCCGACCGAGATCGCCTTGCTCGAATATTTATTGAAGCGGTTCAAACACGTAAGCTACGAGCGGCTCGTCTCCGGTCCCGGACTTCGGAACATTTTTCAATTCCTGGAAGACACGGGCCGGGCCAAAGTCCCGGGCTGGCTTACCGAGAAAATGGCCTCCGGCGACCCTTCGGCCGTGATTACCGAGACCGCGCGGACCGGTCGGTCGGAGATCTGCGTCAAGACGGTCGAGCTGTTCGTCTCGGTCTACGGGGCCGAGGCCGGGAACCTGGCGCTCAAGGCCCTGGCCACCGGCGGGGTACTCCTGGGCGGAGGAATCGCGCCCCGAATGATTCCGAATTTATTAGACGGGACTTTTATGAAGGCGTTTGTGGACAAGGGGAGATATGCCGCGCTGCTCCGCTCCATCCCGGTCCGGATCATCCTGAACGAGACGGTCGGGCTCCTGGGCGCGGCGCGACATATCCTCGACGCCCTGCGGACGAGATGA
- a CDS encoding HAD-IIA family hydrolase, translating into MKRPPKKTARSFLIDMDGVLVRGHRLIPEADCFIERLRSSGRKFLILTNNSERTPRDLAHRLGEIGLKVTTDHIYTSAQATALFLDDQNRKGTAFVIGEAGLIEALHDVGYVITERDPMYVVVGDTQNYDHRRITQAIRLIQYGARFIATNPDVTGPAETGIVPATGALVALIEKATDRRAFFVGKPNPLMIRTALRRLSEHSENTVMVGDRMDTDIVAGIESGLETILVLTGVTRREDLDRFPYRPTRVVESVNRIKL; encoded by the coding sequence ATGAAACGACCGCCGAAAAAAACGGCCCGGAGTTTTCTGATCGACATGGACGGCGTCCTGGTCCGCGGACATCGCCTCATACCGGAAGCGGATTGCTTCATCGAACGGCTGCGGTCGTCCGGACGTAAGTTTCTGATCCTGACCAACAACTCGGAACGGACGCCGCGGGATCTGGCACACCGGCTGGGCGAAATCGGGCTGAAGGTCACGACGGATCATATTTACACCTCCGCCCAGGCCACCGCCCTGTTTTTGGACGATCAGAATCGAAAAGGCACCGCCTTCGTGATCGGGGAGGCGGGGTTGATCGAGGCGCTGCACGACGTCGGCTACGTGATTACGGAGCGGGATCCCATGTACGTGGTGGTGGGCGACACGCAGAACTACGATCACCGCCGGATCACGCAGGCGATCCGGCTGATTCAGTACGGCGCGCGGTTCATCGCGACCAACCCGGACGTGACCGGTCCCGCGGAGACGGGGATCGTCCCGGCCACCGGCGCCCTGGTCGCCCTGATCGAAAAAGCGACCGACCGGCGGGCCTTCTTCGTCGGAAAACCGAACCCCCTCATGATCCGCACGGCCCTGCGACGGCTCTCGGAGCATTCGGAAAACACGGTGATGGTCGGGGACCGGATGGACACCGATATCGTCGCCGGCATCGAGAGCGGGTTGGAGACGATCCTCGTCCTCACCGGCGTGACCCGCCGCGAGGACCTCGACCGCTTCCCCTACCGTCCGACGCGGGTCGTCGAGTCGGTCAACCGGATCAAGCTGTGA
- the zwf gene encoding glucose-6-phosphate dehydrogenase, translating to MRKAKVLRIPPPESTANEPQANPFGLVIFGASGDLTQRKLIPALFRLIRSGLLPKHWYVIGSARSRMDDDLFRKHVREAIRAVEESGPIRDAEVEHFLGRFHYLPGDSQEPGYYSRLTKRLNELDKDHQTGGNRLYYLATPPDAYAGIIQHLGGAGLNRPVKTARWNRIVIEKPFGTDLSSAQALNRKVAQVFKEDQVYRIDHYLGKETVQNILFFRFANAIFEPIWDRRYIDHVQITVAESLGIEHRAGYYERAGALRDMFQNHLLQLLCLIAMEPPANFDPETVRDERTKVLKSIRSIPMDQLDRFAVRGQYGPGREGGREVAGYRSEPGVARDSATETFSALKLYIDNWRWQGVRFYLRSGKRLAKRKAEVAIEFKWVPHLLFNPLTPQDIQPNTLVFRIQPEEGIQLTFQSKHPGPKLCLDNVMMEFDYRGSFKGPSPDAYEHLLLDCLVGDQMLFARRDWVELSWGFITPILDHWAKTLRVPIYESGSTGPHEAETLIEQDKRRWRPL from the coding sequence ATGAGAAAGGCCAAGGTCCTTCGGATCCCGCCCCCGGAAAGCACCGCCAATGAACCCCAGGCCAATCCCTTTGGCCTGGTGATCTTCGGGGCCTCGGGTGATCTGACCCAACGAAAACTAATCCCGGCATTGTTTCGGCTGATACGGTCCGGCCTGCTGCCGAAGCACTGGTACGTCATCGGATCGGCCCGCTCCCGGATGGACGACGACCTCTTCCGCAAGCACGTCCGGGAGGCCATCCGCGCCGTGGAAGAGAGCGGACCTATCCGGGACGCGGAGGTGGAACACTTCCTCGGTCGATTCCACTACCTGCCCGGCGATTCTCAGGAGCCGGGATATTACTCGCGCCTCACCAAGCGGCTGAACGAACTGGACAAGGACCACCAGACCGGCGGGAACCGGCTCTACTATCTGGCGACTCCCCCGGACGCCTATGCGGGGATCATCCAACACCTGGGCGGGGCCGGTTTGAACCGCCCCGTCAAGACGGCCCGTTGGAACCGGATCGTCATCGAAAAACCTTTCGGGACGGATTTGTCCTCGGCCCAGGCCCTGAACCGGAAGGTGGCTCAGGTCTTCAAAGAAGACCAGGTCTACCGGATCGATCACTACCTGGGAAAAGAGACCGTTCAGAACATCCTTTTTTTCCGATTTGCCAACGCCATCTTCGAGCCGATCTGGGACCGGCGCTACATCGACCATGTCCAGATCACCGTCGCGGAGAGCCTCGGCATCGAGCACCGGGCCGGATACTACGAACGGGCCGGGGCCCTTCGGGACATGTTTCAAAATCATTTATTGCAGCTCCTCTGCCTCATCGCGATGGAGCCTCCCGCGAATTTTGATCCCGAAACGGTTCGCGATGAGCGGACGAAGGTTCTCAAGTCGATTCGTTCCATTCCGATGGACCAGCTCGACCGCTTCGCCGTGCGGGGTCAGTACGGCCCGGGCCGCGAGGGCGGTCGGGAGGTTGCCGGGTACCGGTCGGAGCCGGGCGTTGCACGGGACTCCGCCACCGAGACGTTCTCGGCCCTGAAGCTTTATATCGACAACTGGCGCTGGCAGGGCGTCCGGTTCTATCTCCGATCCGGCAAGCGGCTCGCCAAACGAAAGGCCGAGGTGGCCATTGAGTTCAAATGGGTGCCCCATCTGCTTTTCAACCCCCTGACCCCGCAAGACATCCAGCCGAACACCCTGGTCTTTCGCATCCAGCCGGAGGAAGGGATCCAGCTGACCTTCCAATCCAAACATCCGGGGCCCAAACTCTGTCTGGACAACGTCATGATGGAATTCGATTACCGGGGCAGCTTCAAAGGACCCTCGCCCGACGCCTACGAGCATCTTCTGCTCGACTGCCTCGTCGGGGACCAGATGCTTTTCGCCCGTCGGGACTGGGTGGAACTGTCCTGGGGATTCATCACGCCCATCCTGGACCATTGGGCCAAGACGCTCCGGGTTCCGATCTACGAATCCGGAAGCACGGGGCCTCACGAAGCCGAAACACTCATCGAGCAGGACAAGCGCCGCTGGAGACCGCTTTAG